From a region of the Rouxiella sp. S1S-2 genome:
- the purH gene encoding bifunctional phosphoribosylaminoimidazolecarboxamide formyltransferase/IMP cyclohydrolase — MQQRRPIRRALLSVSDKAGIVEFAQALSQRGVDLLSTGGTARLLADAGLPVTEVSDYTGFPEMMDGRVKTLHPKVHGGILGRRGKDDAIMGQHDIAPIDMVVVNLYPFAATVSRPDCSLEDAVENIDIGGPTMVRSAAKNHNDVAIVVKSSDYASIIEEMDANDGSLLLATRFNLAIKAFEHTAAYDGMIANYFGTMVPAYHGDTESPSGQFPRTLNLSYVKKQDMRYGENSHQQAAFYIEENVSEASVATSQQLQGKALSYNNIADTDAALECVKEFDEPACVIVKHANPCGVAVGDSILDAYERAYKTDPTSAFGGIIAFNRELDAATAKAIISRQFVEVIIAPSVSEEALALTAAKQNVRVLTCGQWQGRQTALDFKRVNGGLLVQDRDLGMVDAADLRVVTTRQPTEQELTDALFCWKVAKFVKSNAIVYARDKMTIGIGAGQMSRVYSAKIAGIKAADEGLEVAGSVMASDAFFPFRDGIDAAAAVGITCVIQPGGSMRDNEVIAAANEHGIAMLFTDMRHFRH, encoded by the coding sequence ATGCAACAACGTCGTCCAATCCGCCGCGCGCTGCTCAGCGTTTCTGACAAAGCCGGTATCGTAGAATTCGCCCAAGCCCTCTCTCAACGTGGCGTGGATTTACTTTCCACTGGCGGCACCGCGCGCCTGCTTGCTGACGCGGGTTTGCCAGTGACAGAAGTCTCTGACTACACCGGCTTCCCGGAAATGATGGATGGACGCGTTAAAACTCTGCACCCCAAAGTGCACGGTGGCATCCTGGGTCGTCGCGGCAAAGATGATGCCATCATGGGCCAGCACGACATTGCGCCGATCGACATGGTCGTTGTTAACCTTTATCCTTTTGCGGCAACCGTGTCTCGTCCGGACTGCTCACTGGAAGACGCCGTAGAGAACATTGATATCGGTGGCCCGACAATGGTTCGCTCGGCGGCCAAGAATCACAATGACGTTGCTATCGTGGTCAAGAGCAGCGACTACGCCTCTATAATAGAAGAGATGGATGCCAACGACGGTTCACTGCTGCTGGCCACCCGCTTCAATCTGGCTATTAAAGCCTTTGAACACACCGCAGCCTACGACGGTATGATTGCCAACTACTTTGGTACTATGGTACCGGCGTATCACGGTGACACTGAGTCTCCTTCTGGTCAGTTCCCTCGTACCCTGAACCTGAGCTACGTGAAGAAGCAGGACATGCGCTACGGCGAAAACAGCCACCAGCAAGCGGCCTTCTATATAGAAGAGAATGTTTCTGAAGCTTCCGTTGCCACCTCTCAGCAGCTGCAGGGCAAAGCCCTCTCCTATAACAACATTGCTGATACCGATGCCGCGCTGGAATGCGTGAAAGAGTTTGACGAACCGGCCTGCGTTATCGTTAAACACGCGAACCCTTGCGGCGTTGCGGTGGGTGACAGCATTCTCGACGCCTATGAGCGCGCGTATAAAACTGACCCGACCTCCGCATTCGGCGGCATTATTGCCTTCAACCGCGAGTTGGATGCAGCAACCGCCAAGGCCATCATCAGCCGCCAGTTCGTTGAAGTGATCATCGCCCCCTCTGTCAGTGAAGAAGCGCTGGCGCTGACTGCAGCTAAACAAAACGTTCGCGTCTTGACCTGCGGTCAGTGGCAGGGACGTCAAACTGCCCTCGACTTCAAGCGCGTGAACGGCGGCCTTCTGGTTCAAGACCGTGACCTGGGTATGGTTGACGCCGCCGACCTGCGCGTAGTGACAACGCGTCAACCGACCGAGCAGGAGCTAACTGATGCCCTGTTCTGCTGGAAAGTGGCCAAGTTTGTTAAGTCGAACGCCATTGTTTATGCGCGCGACAAAATGACCATCGGCATTGGCGCTGGCCAGATGAGCCGCGTTTACTCCGCTAAAATCGCCGGTATCAAAGCCGCCGATGAAGGTCTGGAAGTAGCAGGCTCGGTGATGGCCTCTGACGCTTTCTTCCCGTTCCGCGACGGTATTGATGCAGCGGCGGCGGTGGGCATCACCTGCGTAATCCAACCGGGTGGTTCAATGCGTGATAATGAAGTGATTGCAGCGGCCAACGAACACGGCATTGCGATGCTGTTCACCGACATGCGCCACTTCCGCCATTAA
- the purD gene encoding phosphoribosylamine--glycine ligase yields the protein MNILIIGNGGREHALAWKAAQSPLADKIFVAPGNAGTALEPLLENVDISATDIAGLLAFAQQNDIGLTIVGPEAPLVIGVVDAFSAAGLKIFGPTQAAAQLEGSKAFTKDFLARHAIPSADYQNFTDIEPALAYLRSKGAPIVIKADGLAAGKGVIVAMTLEEAESAVHDMLAGNAFGDAGHRIVIEEFLDGEEASFIVMVDGENVVPMATSQDHKRVGDADTGPNTGGMGAYSPAPVVTDEIHQRVMDQVIWPTVRGMAAEGNVYTGFLYAGLMISADGQPKVIEFNCRFGDPETQPIMLRLRSDLVELCLAGAEGRLNNVTSEWDPRPSLGVVLAAGGYPGDYVNGEVIRGLPLEEVPDGKVFHAGTRLQDELVVTNGGRVLCVTALGKTVAAAQQRAYQLAQDIKWEGSFCRKDIGYRAIAREQGE from the coding sequence ATGAACATTTTAATTATCGGTAACGGCGGACGTGAACACGCGCTGGCATGGAAAGCGGCACAGTCACCTCTGGCCGACAAAATCTTTGTCGCACCGGGCAATGCAGGCACCGCACTTGAACCCTTGCTTGAGAACGTGGATATCTCGGCAACTGACATCGCCGGTCTGCTGGCCTTTGCGCAGCAAAATGACATTGGCCTGACGATTGTTGGACCGGAAGCCCCGCTGGTTATCGGCGTGGTTGATGCCTTCAGCGCTGCGGGACTGAAAATTTTCGGCCCAACTCAGGCGGCAGCTCAGCTCGAAGGCTCTAAAGCCTTCACCAAAGATTTCCTGGCCCGTCACGCTATTCCAAGCGCCGACTACCAGAACTTTACCGACATCGAACCGGCTCTGGCCTATCTTCGAAGCAAAGGCGCGCCGATTGTTATTAAGGCCGACGGTCTGGCGGCAGGTAAAGGCGTTATCGTCGCTATGACGCTGGAAGAAGCTGAATCTGCCGTACACGACATGCTGGCGGGCAATGCCTTTGGCGACGCCGGACACCGCATCGTCATTGAAGAGTTCCTTGACGGTGAAGAAGCAAGCTTTATCGTCATGGTTGACGGCGAAAATGTAGTCCCCATGGCCACCAGTCAGGACCACAAACGTGTCGGCGATGCCGATACCGGCCCTAACACCGGCGGCATGGGCGCATACTCTCCCGCGCCGGTAGTGACCGACGAGATTCACCAGCGCGTGATGGACCAGGTTATCTGGCCAACCGTGCGTGGCATGGCAGCAGAAGGCAACGTGTATACCGGCTTCCTGTACGCCGGTCTGATGATCTCCGCCGATGGCCAGCCTAAAGTCATCGAGTTCAACTGCCGCTTTGGCGACCCAGAAACTCAGCCTATCATGCTGCGTCTGCGTTCTGACTTGGTTGAACTCTGCCTTGCCGGTGCAGAAGGCCGTTTGAATAACGTGACTTCAGAATGGGATCCGCGTCCTTCTCTGGGCGTCGTATTGGCTGCAGGCGGTTATCCTGGTGATTATGTTAATGGCGAAGTGATCCGTGGCCTGCCGTTGGAAGAAGTTCCTGACGGTAAGGTGTTCCACGCCGGCACCCGACTGCAGGACGAGTTGGTGGTCACCAACGGCGGACGCGTGCTCTGCGTGACAGCATTAGGTAAAACCGTTGCCGCCGCGCAGCAGCGTGCGTATCAACTCGCGCAGGACATTAAGTGGGAAGGCAGCTTCTGTCGTAAAGACATCGGCTATCGTGCGATCGCCCGCGAACAGGGTGAATAA
- a CDS encoding DUF1481 domain-containing protein: protein MAAVMAFSLVGCSSHSDTPLFSASGYVADQGIYRLWREDDEQHRPQTLINIYSPYYGKDTVITRYEYLNDHLHLIKESHAASKDLGITLRFDSEGNVSFMQRQLADSKEKLSADDIERLKYQADKVLNLSNTLRAGNVRLTQGRWRQGVITTCNGEPVTLSLNIRSQVWLAKRAAKANDKLGLAWLTAPEGNELLLVANEDFCVWEPKQGQLN, encoded by the coding sequence ATGGCTGCTGTAATGGCCTTCAGTCTGGTCGGATGCAGTTCTCACAGTGATACCCCCCTTTTTAGCGCCAGTGGTTACGTCGCCGACCAAGGCATTTACCGCCTGTGGCGAGAAGACGACGAACAACATCGCCCGCAAACGTTGATCAATATTTACAGCCCGTATTACGGCAAAGACACCGTAATCACACGCTATGAATACCTCAATGACCATCTCCATCTGATTAAAGAAAGTCATGCTGCCTCGAAAGACCTGGGTATAACTCTGCGTTTTGATAGCGAAGGCAACGTCAGCTTTATGCAACGTCAATTGGCCGACTCGAAAGAGAAGCTCTCGGCTGATGATATCGAACGCCTTAAATACCAGGCTGATAAAGTGTTAAACCTGAGCAACACGCTGCGCGCCGGAAACGTAAGACTTACTCAGGGCCGCTGGCGACAGGGCGTAATTACCACCTGTAACGGTGAGCCGGTGACGCTTAGCCTGAATATCCGCTCTCAGGTATGGTTGGCAAAACGTGCCGCCAAGGCCAACGACAAACTCGGCCTTGCCTGGTTGACTGCCCCCGAGGGTAATGAACTCTTGCTGGTGGCAAACGAAGATTTTTGCGTCTGGGAGCCGAAACAGGGCCAGTTGAATTAA
- the hupA gene encoding nucleoid-associated protein HU-alpha yields MNKTQLIDVIADKADLSKAQAKLALESTLSAITESLKEGEAVQLVGFGTFKVNQRNERTGRNPQTGKEIKIAAATVPAFVSGKALKEAVK; encoded by the coding sequence ATGAACAAGACTCAACTGATTGATGTGATTGCTGACAAAGCTGATCTTTCTAAAGCACAGGCTAAACTTGCTCTTGAATCTACTCTGTCTGCCATCACCGAGTCTCTGAAAGAGGGTGAAGCTGTACAATTAGTTGGTTTCGGTACTTTTAAAGTAAATCAACGTAACGAGCGCACTGGTCGTAACCCGCAGACAGGCAAAGAAATCAAAATCGCTGCTGCAACCGTTCCGGCGTTTGTTTCAGGCAAAGCTTTGAAAGAAGCTGTTAAGTAA